GACGTTATCAAGTAAcatatttttgtaacttttttttttttttttttataagaaactAAAAGCATGGAGATATTTAAAGGCACAATCTAACCAGCATAAGTTGAGTAGCTTATTTAAGTGGTCAGAGTGCAGGAATTGATGATGGAGTCCTTCAAAATTTTGTCAAACACTTTGAGTGGTTTGGCAAAAAATGGGGAGCACTTCGTACCCCAAGCTCAACTCCTATGCTGCCACTAATATAATGAATAATTGCACTTGTAAATTTCACTTATGATCAATCCAAGCTTGAACTTACTGATAGCGCAACTCATCTATAAAGGGAATAACTAGACTTTCTTCAATGTGTAAATACTAAGTTCCACTGAAAACCTTTCCCATCTGTTTTTGTGTTCCGATATTTTTAGACATGTTACTGATGGACCTTCAAAATCCGTTGACTTCAATCAAAGCAACCAGTTTATCATCAAAGAACAAGTTACTGAGACAGAAGTCCTCCAAAAGCAGGAGGAGAAACCTCATGTGTACCTCCAGTCAACACAATCAGAAACAGGTGGTACAATTGATTCACAGACAACATCTGTTAAATCTGAGGTAGTACCTCTCTCTGCTGGTATGAAGGTTCACCAAGTACAAAGTTCACCAGTTCTTATTCAACAATCTCAGCAATCTTCAGCTCTTGTTAACAACCCTCTTAACTCCAACAACCAGTCCGTGTCCGATTTAATGATCAACAACCAAGCCATTACAACGCAAGAAGCATCTGGAGGATCGCAGCAAGTTCCACCAGCCGGTCAGCATAATGGATCATCTGTGCAAAGCCTGTTTATTGAAGAAATTCAACACACAAGCTACAGGAATCGAGCTGTATCTATAGAGGTAAAATACATGTTATTTTGCATGCTTATGAGAAACGGAATTAAGTCATCtgagaaataaaaaatgtaaaaaaaatgtttgtgtgaTGATAGTATTGAATTCATTATTTGATATGTTGTCttgaaaagagaaaacatgcatctGTTGGATAGTCTTGATGTAAAATGATTGCCCTGATGGCTAGTGCCTGTATCACCTGCAagtaagtgttttgttttgttttttagataaTTTTCAGTATCTCTCCAGGCTGACCCAGGTAAATGTCAAACCTCACTAAAATGGTTTGTCATATTAAGCGAAGACATTGCCAGGGCACTCCTTACACCAAACAACTACAATGGGCAGCAGCGGTTATGGttgttggagtgtttctttaatacgtTGATAGATTGGACTCCCTTGTGGAGCCCAATTTAGCTTTGAATGTTTTCCCTTACAGTGTTTTGAAACCAAGGGAGTCTTCAAAAAAATCCGTAACATTATACACATTACCATTAAAAACTAACGTAACTGGTTATAAAACTGTATTGCTATGTTATCTATATACCAGCAAAACAGACATTTTCCCATTATTCTACAGGAAGCAGAAAGAAAATACGAAGAGAAAAGACAGAATCTGGATCATTACAATGGTAAAGAATTTGAAAAGATGCTTGAAGAAGCACAAGCCAATATCATGAAGTCTATTCCCAGCCTTGAAGTGCCATCCCAATCTCTAAAAGTCGAGGTTATTAATAAATTAGAGGTCACAGGTAATCCACGACACTTAACAGACTTGTTTGGCTTGGTTTCATTTGATTATATGTATTATAATGCCATGCTTGTTtattgcttcattaaagggacactccaggcacccagaccacttctgcccattggagtggtctgggtgccaactcccactactcttaaccctgcaagtgtaattattgcagttttttttataaactgcaataattaccttgcagggttaactccacctctagtggctgtctactagacagccactagagggcacttcctgattcctagcacaggaaacctgtgctagagcgtcactggacgtcctcacgctgagtgaggacctccagcgtcactcatttccccataggaaagcattgaaatgtattttcaatgctttcctatgggaagcgctaatgcgcattaggtctccccggccggtgggcgggatcagtctcgcccaccggccgacgcagtcagaaggaggagcggcgcagagggagaagcagcgacgtgggacatagtcgctgcctcaggtaaattactgaaggggttttcaccccttcagcaaccgggattgggggctgggagggagagggtacctgcagtgccaggaaaacggattgttttccgggcactggagtttccctttaactatgattgtgtgtgtgtgtgtatgctatgTATGTAATGCCATATTAATCCAGCCTTTTACAAAAGACACATCAATGTGTAGAATCCATCTTTAAAGAAACATAGCTGGAATATAGAATATTCTTGATGTCAAATGATTGCCCTGATAGTTAGTACCTCTATCACCTGCAAGTAAgtgtttttataattttctgtATCTCTCCAGGCTGACCCAATAAGTGTCAAACCTTACTAAAATTTTTGTGAGAGTAATACAAAATGACTTGAGTTTCCtgtagagaatttttttttttttattaccatcAACAGTATTAATCCCATAATTTAAGAGACCAACAGTACAAGTGGCTGCATATCAAAACCTAGACAATCTAAATACAAAAGTAGCCTCtgcagagacacacagcaggaaATAGTAGACTTGTATGGTTTAATTTAAGATGAATAGACAATCATCTGTTTTATCTCTGGCCACTGCAAAATGTGCTATTAGGCCACGTGCAAGTTGTCTTCTTATGGATTTTCTGCACTCAGTTGGGTTTTATCTTGGTGACTCATTATATATAGAAATTAAATCCAAAGTGGCTCATACATTCCATCAGAGACACTATTAAAAATTGCGTTTGATCTATATtcagaaattatttttaatattgcttTTTACACCCATGTCTTCATTTTCTAGAAGGTGTACATGACCTCGATCAGGATTATGATAAGGTGACAAAATCTCCACCTCCACCTCCTCCTCGCCGCATGTACCCACCTGGGTCTACTGTGGGTAGCTCATGGGCAGCAGAATCCCCTTACCTTGTGAGGAAGGAAAACAGTAAGGTATGGATCTTAGACCATGTCTCTTCATTAGCCCTCAGTCAATAAAACCTATCTGTCATTGCACtgtgacatgcttgctttaggcTTAGTGTATCATGGTGTTATGCAGGACTTCCCTACATATAGGTCATTAAATATATATCATTGGCTATAGGATTCCAGAGGTATTAAGGAagctatgatttatttttttcccccctaatGTAGGATTCTGAAGAAAGCCTTCCATCAACACCATTAAAAACAGCCAAGGTTGATACAGAAGATAAAGGTCTAAGTACTACGCTTGCCACAGTCAAAGACGATGATGAGGAAGAAGGAGAGAGAATCATGGCAGAACTTCAGGTAAAGACTATAACAATTTATCTCACTTTGGACCAGTTTAGATCAGTCATTAACTTGTTAAGCACTGAAAAGGCCCTTAAAACATGACCCATTAGTAGTGCCCAATGAATAGGAGGGTTGCCTAAAGACCATATAGTAAAGAGCAATCTAAACTTTCATAAGATGGGCTATGATCATTTAGAAAGATACACTGTGTCATATATTAAGGTCGACTGGTCTGTTATTAATATTTTCTAGCAGATTATTATTCCTGACTCCTACATCTAAGCACATTAATACGTAATTAAATCACATTGCCATGCCATTAAAAAGATTTTCATTAGCAATAAATGTTCTACTACACTATTCTCTAGAAATACATTTCAGTTTCCCTGCATGAAGCAATGGATACtacaattaaaattatatttttattacaaaaCACAGTATATAGGAAATTATCACCTTACTATATGTTATTCAACTAAGACAAGTTCAGAAAATCAGCATCAAAATGGCCTTTTTTACAAAGGAGTAACTGACTTTCCAGGGGTCTAATAGTACATTTAATAGTACATCATATTTAATGATCATGATGAGTTTAAATAGAAAATTACTGTAACTTCATGTGATGTTATAAGGATACCCCAACGAGTTGGAACTAAAAGATTTCTATTAAACATCAGTTTAAAAATCCTGAGAACATTCAGACAATGttatgtataatgttttcatttcATAGGCTTTCCAGAAGTGCTCCTTTGTGGACATAAACACAAAAGGTCAAATTGATCACTCCAAATCTGAGACTGAAGTTAAAGATTTCAGGCCAACAGCCTTAGGCCATCCTAGGGAAAAGAAGGTAATGTTGACCTGAAGGCCTGACTAATACCTTCTTCCCTAAAGAAGATACTAACATTCTTTTCACAGAACCAACATATGTCTCCAAGAGCAATCTCTGGCCACTTAATCCAGCGTGCTTCTGATATGGCTTCTGATTTGGTGGGTCTCCTAGATGTTGGTGGTCTGTTTCAAAACACATAAACCCATAGAAAGAATGTGCAATTACCTTTCCTATGTGCTTTGGCTGATTCAAGACCAGATCTAGTGATCTTTGGAAACGTCTGTAAAACATTTGGTTCTTCCTTTTTGGGAAGTATATCAAGAGCAAAATTGGACACCAGCACTATTCCATGAGACTTATTCTTCCTCTACTGTCATATAAGAGTATAAGGTTATCCTGCAGACGAAATGGGCAAAATCAGTCTGATTTCACAATGGGCAGAATAGATGGGCCATTCGGTTCCTATCTATTGTtcttttggatttatttttttggtctaCGGCCCACAAATGGAGCATTGCAGAATGTCCATTCCCATCCTAGAAAATATCAAAGTTTTAAGGAGCCACACTTGACTTCATTTAATTTGTTCATGTTCTATTGAAGTCCCTCACGTTATGATCCACTCAAACACCATATCTAGAGCACATTGCATTAACAACATTTGGCCAGAGAGCGTTGGAGAAATGTGTGTTCCCTTTCTAATTCCTTATGCCTTTACCCCTCTTGGCCTTTTTCATGACTTACTcagttttgaatatatatatataacgatctttattttgaaagatattTCTGAATCAATTAACCATCTGCCAGAAAACACTCAATGCTGGTCATTCATTTTGATACACCTTGTAGACCGCATGCTTGTTAACAACCTTGTAATTTTCATTTGACAGTACCTTTCTGGAACATTGAAGTATGAATTAAGCAGCTTGTTAGATAATCTTACCACcagagaaaataattttaaatatttctttCTGAATACAGTTTGTttacttgttttttatttctattttttctataacagaggatatataaattataattttattatggCTTATTTAATTTAGGAAGGatattattacataaaataatatatagaaatatttagAGTATAATATGAAAAAGTATGACTATAGAGAATAGATCTATAAATCCACACGTTGGCTCCTGTCAGTCATCTTTAGAAATGTATTGATGTTTCTGCCATTGAACACTGTTCAAGTGGAAGAGCAGAAACCGAAATTGTGTTTCTGTTCTCCTCCTCATTTacattgtgtgccttggctgtgcctgaAGTGAATTGGAGTATcacatgaaaaaaaagttttagttacagtttaaaaaaacaaaaaaaaaaaaaacaatatatatatatatatatacatatatatatatatatatattttaaagtctaATTTCCAGATAAGTGACAGTTCTGCTGTAAAATTCAAATGCCAGAAGTTGTTTGCTTGGCATAACTTCAAGAATGGTGCCAGTAATGAGTTCCTGTGGCACCAAGGATTTGCTATCAGTGACAGAAGTCCTGTCCTCAGAATCTCTGTAATTTCTTTCCACCTCTGAGCTAAAGTTCCTTCATACCATAACATAATTGATTTGGACGATTATATTATTCCATGAAATATTTAAAAAGCCTGTATGAAAATTAACTCATTAAGGACCAATGACGTGCCATGCAAGTCAGAACACTTTGATATTTGTACAGCCTTTGCCTAACAGTCCTTAAAagggcgttaggaatacaaacctgtatttctaatgctTTATAGACCCTGTCCATAATTATAGTGATCTATCCCCACCTCTTCCCCATGTGCCATAAATCTACTAAAATAAAGGATTTTACTTGCCGTTTTCCAGAGCTCACTTGGTGCTGCTTACCGCTACTCGTCCTATGACCTCATCAAGAAGGCATTACCACTACTCGTCCTATGACCTCATCAAGAAGGCATGCGGTGGTCTAATCCTATGGGGGCCTAATGCTAAAGCACAGTGAGTGCTCATCCGAGCATCCCgatagcaaagcattgaatcaatatttTTCTATGGGATAGCTGCGTCACATGACCGAGTTTTATTTGGTCATTgctgtggaagtgcctctagtggcagtcaataAGATAGCCACTGGATGTGTGTTTAATCCTTCAAGGTAAACATTTCTGTTTCtgcaaaacggcaatgttttaccttgATTGGTTGAAATGACAGGACCACAGGACCACTGCATTTAGTCCACTCCATTGACATGAAGTGGCCTGGGGGACTGTAgtgggcctttaaccccttaaggaccaaacttctggaataaaagggaatcatgacatgtcacacatgtcatgtgtccttaaggggttaagaggttaATACATcggatatgtaaaatataattaaatttaaCAGTAATTGAAGAATATATTAATAAAGCTTAATTCTATAGTAGGAGTGCAGTCCAAAAGCTAGAAATTGTAATAAACAGCCACCCAAACAAATAGTATATAAGGATTGGTTAAAACAGTACAATaaggtgctacaatcacctatgTGGGTCGCTCCACCACACAAAAGTGCAattcaataaaacaaaatatggtgAGAGCACATGAAAAACTGGATGATACGGTAAACTACACATGTAAACTGGATGATACGGTAAATCacaaaacaggaaaaaacatagggtaataacattTATGTAAAAGTAAAACCTTAATTAAAATCAGTCTCACTCACATGTTGCTGAGCCACTTAAATTGAGCTGGCTCAGACTGAAGGTGTTGAATGGATAGATGTAGATGGTCTCAAGATAAAATACCAGCAGCTTCCTTGTTATTCTTATAATACTCCCATAGAGAATCCAGGATGCAGGATATCaagaaaaatattaatttgaacataaaaataaagacagctgataaaaaaaatcaaatataagaATCCACTACAACAATAAAATATACTTGACTCGTTTTGGCATTAGTCTTTCTCAAAAGTGTAATATCGAATCTTTAAAAAGGACGGTATTGGGGCGCTTTTTCTGAAGATAAGCAACTCCCACTTCTGTTTTCAATGTCAGGACTGCATCCTTTGTCCTGGCGTCCGTTATGTTTTTTCCTCCTCTAGTTCCGCTTTTGCCATTATTGAAGTCATGACGCTCCCCTCTGTATTTGCGTCAATTAACCGGAAAGAGTCATACAGTTTTTCATCTTCAGTGGTCAAAATCACGAATAGAGATGTCTTACtataaaacaaaaactataaaTGGTCCTAAATATGAAAAACTTAGGTTAATAACTTACAAAAACATGTATATAATATTCCGGAGCAAATAACATGAAATCTATCCTAATCAATAGAAAAACATGTTGCTATTATTTATAGTTAATAAACGTCCTGAGGGaagtagaaaaaaagaagaaattgcgttagaaaaaaaggggggacaaatataatataatagtataaaTATCAGCGCATATTCCATAACTGatttactttaatatataaaataggatacctataaaaacacatatttatCAATTATATAGAAATCTATATTTACCAATAATatgtgaaaatataaatatacaaatttaaaaaaagaagagaaataaaaaagtaacttctatatctttatatttctatatatatatggggtaatcgcaaaatcaacatttagtcctTGTGGTATGAGGGTATCtatattaaaaatccatttcatcttgGTTTTATGATGGAGATTATTTTTATCTCGACCCCTCCAATGAACTTTTATTTTCTCTAGTCCACTTGGATCCCCATTGTGGAATTCCATAAAATGTTTAGAGATGCCATGATTAGTGAATTTTCGATTGATATTCTAATCATGCTCTCTAATAcgaatttttaaaatttttacagTGTGTGACGTCTTACCTATATACTTAAAGCCACAAGCACATATCCGCATATAAATAACATCCTTCGGATTGCATTTTATGAAAGATTCGATATCATAGTCTTTCTTGGTTGCAAATGAGGTAAATTTAAAAATCTTTTTGAATTTATTATCTCTCAATTTGCACCCTCTGCATTCTCCACAATAATAAAAACCATTTTGTTCTTTTTGAAAATTCCTTACATTCCCTTCATTTGctttatctaaaaaaaacttttagttaAGATTTGTTTAAAATTCTTTGCTCCTCGAAGTATAAGTCTAGGTTTTTCTTCTAAAAAAGGGGATATTTCTTCATCGGTCTTGAGAATGTGCCAGTTCTtagtaatgctttttttttttgtaaattctggttatttgaacAAAAATGAGAAATAAGCGTGActttaaacaaaaattaaaataagctGGACTTTAATGTCAACGTTTAACGTTTTGTATTATTactctacaaaaaaaaattatacatgatTTATAACATGTTCTTTTATACAAAGTAAGaactatgtatttaaatgttttaacaatCTGCACGAAAACCGTAAGGGGGTGTTCTATTTCATTATCCTTAGTTATATGTATATGCCTTAGTTTGTGTTAATGCCATGATTCTTTCATTATCCCTTATTGTAGAATACACAGTTGGGCAGACTGATACCAGTATGTGCCTACAGACAGAATAATGCAGATAGCATTATAGGGGAACCCTGGCTAGTTTAGGACACCTGGTCAAGTCTGATACACACAATGGCATTTCTCTGTAGCAAATATTGCTGATATGTTGATTTATATATCCATTTGCTTAGAATGGAATCGGTTAATACTACAGGTCTCTGCAGTGGTGGATGATTAAGTATAAGGATGGTGGAGCACTGCACCCCTTGACTTGATAAGCTCTATCCGATTAACCCCACAAGATGCCATTTCCCTATGGACAAGTTCTGTGTACTTTATAGCAAATAATTTCAAGGTTAAACTTTGAACTCAACACTCACAAAAAAAAGGTAGTGAAGGTTATGACCATGTGTTCCAAACAGTGTTCCAAACAAAGTATGTAGCAACTTCCTGAACCAACCTCATTGTGAACAATTGACAGGGTAAATTATAGGCCAAATGAGGTTTGgttgaatttttctttttgcagaaattttattcttaaaaatgcaatacCGTATCATATATCCACAATTTGTGGGTTAGTGAATGGACCCAAATTAACCCAAAGAGTTAAATTTACAAACAAAATGGGGAGTGGGGAATTTGATAGTTATATATCGGCTTCAATAGCATTAATTCAATCCAAATTTCACCTCTTAGTAAACCTTTACTAACAGCTGGATATGTTAAtagaatttataaaatgtttcaaGAATTAAGACCCTGAAAGTGCAAAATGATTGCTAGTCTGTTTATGTTTGTATGGGAAACGATACCCCTAAATATAAGGGCTTGTTTCACATACAATATAAGCTGTCTTTTCTGGCACAAATTCTTTACTCTGTGCAGTTGTAAGCTTTGGATATTTTTTGGTCAAATTAACTAGTAGACTGTGAAAAAGAACATCTTTCTGTCCCGTTTCGATTCGTATcatttttgtataaaaaaaaattaaaaataaagataaagtgtaaaacaaaatgAGAATGCTCAAAATTTGTTAAGATCTAACAAAAaaagtaaacataaaaataattttttgggaCATCAAAACTGCAAAGATGAAAATGTTCTAGTGGCAGAAAAGTTTAGAATACCAATTACAAATGTATGTTATAGCTCTAAGTCCAGTTAATTGTATTTAAGGGTACAATTCCCCGCACTAAGCCAGCTTAATAACTTTGGATCATTGACATTGCAACAACACAACTTATCTTGTATATTTCCCTGTAGGTTTCAGGCACTTTAATCCCAGAAAGCCCAAAATCTGTTGAAATCCCAGAGGAAAAGTggaaaatacaaacattacaaagCACGGCACCTGATTCTGCAAAGGATAGGCAGGGGCATAACGTTTTAGTGAATGAAAAGTATACCTACAGTGTTTTTGTAGACAGGGCAGAACATCAGGACAGCAGTTCTAAAGGCAGTGCACCACAGCATGGTGAGAGTTATGGTGAAGAAAGGGTGATCATTCTAGATAatgaagagaaaaacaaaaatgtcTCCAGTCAAGTAACAGAAATAGAGAGTGGAATTACTGAAAATAAAACTGGTGATTTAATTTCCACCTTCACCACTGTATTGAATTTGGAGAAGAAGAGTGATGTTTTAAGAGTCAAAGAACCTTTGACAGCTGCGTCTGTGTTACGGGAACAAGAGATGTCTTATATGGATGTAGGTCAGACAGTAGTGATGAGACAAAAGAATTCCAGAAGAACTTTTAGCCAGCAATCTGAAGATGCAGATTCTCCGACCGTATCTCCAACTGAATCGAAGTCTCCAGCAGACAATATTGCTTTTATGATAACCAACACCGAAGTGCAGCTTCTGTCAACTGGTGAAGTTCAGGATATTGTGAGCAGGCAGGGTAGCGATGTGCAGACTGTTAACTTGGATAGGGAAAATGCGGAGAAAATAGTTTCTGGGAACACAGAACTTCAAGGACCAGAAGGTTCTGTCCTCTCCACAGATAAGAAACCAGTTATTATCATATTTGATGAACCCATGGATATCAGATCAGCATATAAGAGACTTTCAACAATATTTGAGGAATGTGATGATGAACTAGAAAAAATGATGTCCAAAGGAAAGAtagatgaagaggaagaggaagaggaagagaaagagGAACCAGAACCAGGTGCATCTACTGCTCACGAAAACCGTCTTGAATTAACTAAGAAAGAGGACAATCCTGTTCATTCTCTATCTATAGAAAACAAATGTAGATTCCGTTATCCATCTTTAGCACAAATGAAGAAGGAAAGGTTGGAAGATGGGAATATTTCTCAGGAACATTTGACAGATGAAGATAAGTCTGATGCTTCAGATTATGCGCTCAGCCAGAGGCAGGATGCCAAGAAAAAATTCAAGTTCAAGTTCCCTAAAAAGCAGTTAGCTGCTTTGACACAGGCAATACGCACAGGGACAAAAACTGGTAAGAAAACCTTACAGGTAGTAGTGTATGAGGAGGAAGAAGAAGCTGATGGCACTGTAAAACAACATAAGGAAGCAAAAAGGTTTGAAATTGCACGATCCAAGAGTAGAGAAGAAAACATCAAAACTAGTTATGATAAACATTCGGAACAAGAGGCCCTGTACTTggatgcaccagagcagggatcCAGAACAGACGAGATAAGGAAAAATACATATAAGACCTTAGATAGCCTTGAACAGACCATCAAGCAACTAGAAACTACCATGAGTGAGATGGCACCAAAACCAGGATCTGATTTTGTTGAACTAAGAGAGGAAAAATCTTCACATTTAACACAAACTCCTGACAAGGAACCTATAATAGTGGATGAAACCAAACATACTATAGAGACTTCCTCATCAATACCTTCAGCAGCACGTAAGGTACCTTTGCATAAAAAGCCCGATTCATAATTATGTACCAATCACGATACTTAAAAATTGGTGCCGAATGACTTGTTTGCTTCTACTTCTCCCGGTGGCTGGCTTTTCACTAGGTGCCTAACAACCTGTTGGTTTACTGTCTTTGATACTTTGGTGATGGGCAAAATCAGGACATAAAAATTGCGTGTTTGCTCTAAATTCTGTTTTGatcatgtgcttttttttttgacaataacATATTTTTTTGCATGTCTAAAGATTCTTAATGTTGATGGAGCATGGCATGTGAATACGATTAAGTTAATACTGATGTGTGATTCATTCTTCTGTCgtcttttttttccctcccatATTGGTTGTTCTCGTAGGGTTCCAATGGAGCGTCGCAAACCAGCCGAATGCCAATACCAATGTCTTCTAAAATTAGACAAGGAAGCACAGAAAAACCTAACAAACAGCCAAAACTACAGGAGCCACAACGTCAATACAGACAGGTAGTTTTACCGTAGAACACCTATATGGAAGGACTTAAAAGCTTTTAAACTTCAAGCCAAGTATCTGTCTAAATATAACCAAAACAAGGAATTATGCTTTTACACTTGTTTTAATTATATCCCTGGATCTGGTGGCATGAGAATTCCTATAGTACTGTCTCACTTTCACCATACTCCTGCATGGCTGCCGTACAAACATCTGTTGCTTGATTTAACTTCCTGGCGTTTGGCTGGGATGAGCAGAAGGGAATCCTTCTGTGTTAACACAGCCCTTGAAAGGAAGAGTTGACGTGTGTCTGCATCTAGTGTGGTATGcacaatgtgtgtgtttggtgcatcGCAATAATGGCTTGATCACTCACTTCCATTTCCAACTAATCATTGTCAAGACGCATGGTCAGTGTCCCAACCATGATGTGTTTAAAGTCACATTACGGCCACTATCTGCTTCATTTCTAGCTCCTTAAACTTTACGCACTTTATGGATTCTGCCAGgtccagaaaagaaaaaaactcgGCAAAACTCTCTGTTTCAACTTTTTCTCCTATGCCCTAATTGGTGTGTATCATGTTAAGTGTTTTGACAAAATGTCTCCTGCCATCTTTATTTGCAGGCTAACGGAGGTACTAAGAAAGCTGGTGGGGATTGTAAGGCTGCTTCCCCTACTTTATCTGCTTCTAAGATCCCAGCTCTTTCTTCTAACACTGGGAAAAGCAGCTCTATGTCTGCTCAGTGTAATGATACCTCTAATACCTCTAATCCGTCTGTGAAGTCAAATGTTTCATTAACAAATTCTAACACTCAAACCAGTCGCAGCATTAATGCTTCCTCCCTTATACGTCCTGTTCATAATGGCTCTTCGAAACTTCAAAATACAGCATTTGCAGGTAAAGGTCACCATCTTTCATTCTCACCGCAGACCCCAAATGGCCGACCATCTCCTCCCACTGCTTCTTCTACTtccactgcttcctctccccctACTTCTGTCTC
The nucleotide sequence above comes from Pelobates fuscus isolate aPelFus1 chromosome 4, aPelFus1.pri, whole genome shotgun sequence. Encoded proteins:
- the KIAA1217 gene encoding sickle tail protein homolog isoform X1, producing MQTSDMDRKREAFLEHLKYKYPHHATAIMGHQERLRDQAVHCMLSSLHSELDIQRYLMKIESSQRTKSPKLSPSPQPSLGEQAEHLSEASADSGDAMFEGESTLPFVRGSRTRASLPVVRSTNQTKERSLGVLFLQYGEDTKKLQMPNEITSMDTIRALFVSAFPQQLTMKVLESPSTAVYIKDDGRNIYYELSDVRNIQDRSFLKVYNKDPAQAFNHTPKAVNGDVRMQRDISYSFREGPPVHRPGSATYPSHAGPISPPATPIPHSMPPSPSRIPYGGGRPTSGQNNPTMQRERVPSLPVSRSISPSPSAILERRDVKPDEDLGNKNLQLIRNDSMYADPYLYQEGRMSIASSHGGHPSDIPDHVIAYHRGAMRSASTYSNSSMQMEMMEQAVYRQKSRKHSESHLPTFGSKTPPASPHRVTDIRMMEIHPHNAHVVPHAIQSDRSSPLRQSFKKDQGTGVFVEAKMRNTGGIMGIADVIPSPTDKTFAGYGSGAPPKDPYTRERMHAMEKQIASLTGLVQTALLKGPSSKDAHSEKVLKSANCNSESTDSTGTHIKNSLAIIESNSQSAPSGSTDMQVSLHDMRRNVAELRLQLHRMRQFQLQNQEMMRAMMKKAEIEISSKVTDIVKSLEDPVQRQRVLVEQERQKYLHDEEQIITKLCDLEGFVEDIKKDLTSSHKSITLKDVEDRAFMLRQIGEAVSKLKGEFPYLQNKMRAVLRVEVEAVRFLKEEPHKLDSMLKRIRSMTDALSTLRRHVTDGPSKSVDFNQSNQFIIKEQVTETEVLQKQEEKPHVYLQSTQSETGGTIDSQTTSVKSEVVPLSAGMKVHQVQSSPVLIQQSQQSSALVNNPLNSNNQSVSDLMINNQAITTQEASGGSQQVPPAGQHNGSSVQSLFIEEIQHTSYRNRAVSIEEAERKYEEKRQNLDHYNGKEFEKMLEEAQANIMKSIPSLEVPSQSLKVEVINKLEVTEGVHDLDQDYDKVTKSPPPPPPRRMYPPGSTVGSSWAAESPYLVRKENSKDSEESLPSTPLKTAKVDTEDKGLSTTLATVKDDDEEEGERIMAELQAFQKCSFVDINTKGQIDHSKSETEVKDFRPTALGHPREKKVSGTLIPESPKSVEIPEEKWKIQTLQSTAPDSAKDRQGHNVLVNEKYTYSVFVDRAEHQDSSSKGSAPQHGESYGEERVIILDNEEKNKNVSSQVTEIESGITENKTGDLISTFTTVLNLEKKSDVLRVKEPLTAASVLREQEMSYMDVGQTVVMRQKNSRRTFSQQSEDADSPTVSPTESKSPADNIAFMITNTEVQLLSTGEVQDIVSRQGSDVQTVNLDRENAEKIVSGNTELQGPEGSVLSTDKKPVIIIFDEPMDIRSAYKRLSTIFEECDDELEKMMSKGKIDEEEEEEEEKEEPEPGASTAHENRLELTKKEDNPVHSLSIENKCRFRYPSLAQMKKERLEDGNISQEHLTDEDKSDASDYALSQRQDAKKKFKFKFPKKQLAALTQAIRTGTKTGKKTLQVVVYEEEEEADGTVKQHKEAKRFEIARSKSREENIKTSYDKHSEQEALYLDAPEQGSRTDEIRKNTYKTLDSLEQTIKQLETTMSEMAPKPGSDFVELREEKSSHLTQTPDKEPIIVDETKHTIETSSSIPSAARKGSNGASQTSRMPIPMSSKIRQGSTEKPNKQPKLQEPQRQYRQANGGTKKAGGDCKAASPTLSASKIPALSSNTGKSSSMSAQCNDTSNTSNPSVKSNVSLTNSNTQTSRSINASSLIRPVHNGSSKLQNTAFAGKGHHLSFSPQTPNGRPSPPTASSTSTASSPPTSVSPTSPTQNMKTIRTIHTPSFTSYKAQNGNAGKAPTSKETS